The following are from one region of the Aquipuribacter nitratireducens genome:
- the sucC gene encoding ADP-forming succinate--CoA ligase subunit beta gives MDLYEYQARDLFEQHGVPVLAGAVATTPEEARAAAEAMGGVTVVKAQVKTGGRGKAGGVKVARTADEAEAHARAILGMDIKGHTVHRVMVAQGADIAEEYYASYLLDRSNRTFLAMVSKEGGVEIETLAVERPEALARVPVDALEGVDAAKAAEIAAAAGFEGERAQQVADVLEKLWTVFVEEDATLVEVNPLVATGDGQVIALDGKVTLDENAAFRHPAHADLVDSSAVDPLEQAAKEKDLNYVKLDGSVGIIGNGAGLVMSTLDVVAQAGERHGGAKPANFLDIGGGASAEVMANGLEIIISDPQVKSVFVNVFGGITACDAVANGIVSAFELLASRDEHVSVPLVVRLDGNNAELGRQILSEAGLDGVEQVDTMDGAADRAAELAAS, from the coding sequence GTGGACCTCTACGAGTACCAGGCACGCGACCTGTTCGAGCAGCACGGTGTGCCCGTGCTCGCCGGCGCGGTCGCGACGACGCCGGAGGAGGCCCGCGCCGCCGCCGAGGCGATGGGCGGCGTCACCGTCGTCAAGGCGCAGGTGAAGACCGGCGGGCGCGGCAAGGCCGGCGGCGTCAAGGTCGCGAGGACCGCCGACGAGGCCGAGGCCCACGCGCGCGCCATCCTCGGCATGGACATCAAGGGCCACACCGTCCACCGCGTGATGGTCGCCCAGGGCGCCGACATCGCCGAGGAGTACTACGCCTCCTACCTCCTCGACCGCTCCAACCGCACCTTCCTCGCCATGGTGAGCAAGGAGGGCGGCGTCGAGATCGAGACGCTCGCCGTCGAGCGGCCCGAGGCGCTCGCCCGCGTCCCCGTCGACGCCCTCGAGGGGGTCGACGCCGCGAAGGCGGCGGAGATCGCCGCTGCTGCCGGCTTCGAGGGCGAGCGCGCGCAGCAGGTCGCCGACGTCCTCGAGAAGCTGTGGACGGTGTTCGTCGAGGAGGACGCCACGCTCGTCGAGGTCAACCCGCTCGTCGCCACCGGCGACGGGCAGGTCATCGCCCTCGACGGCAAGGTGACGCTCGACGAGAACGCCGCCTTCCGCCACCCCGCGCACGCCGACCTCGTCGACTCCTCCGCCGTCGACCCGCTCGAGCAGGCGGCGAAGGAGAAGGACCTCAACTACGTCAAGCTCGACGGCTCCGTCGGGATCATCGGCAACGGCGCGGGGCTCGTCATGAGCACCCTCGACGTCGTCGCGCAGGCAGGTGAGCGCCACGGCGGCGCGAAGCCCGCGAACTTCCTCGACATCGGCGGCGGCGCGAGCGCCGAGGTCATGGCGAACGGACTGGAGATCATCATCTCCGACCCGCAGGTGAAGAGCGTCTTCGTCAACGTGTTCGGCGGCATCACGGCGTGCGACGCGGTCGCGAACGGCATCGTGAGCGCCTTCGAGCTCCTCGCCTCCCGCGACGAGCACGTGAGCGTCCCGCTCGTCGTCCGCCTCGACGGCAACAACGCCGAGCTCGGCCGGCAGATCCTCAGCGAGGCGGGCCTCGACGGCGTCGAGCAGGTCGACACGATGGACGGGGCGGCCGACCGCGCCGCCGAGCTGGCAGCGAGCTGA
- a CDS encoding glutathione S-transferase family protein, which translates to MTASTTTGPARGQFSSETSSSGQWVRQGNRFTDRITRDSTSAPGEGPDEHGRWPVEAGRYRLVVCLACPWAHRSLIVRGLLGLQDAISLAVVDPIRDERGWRFTLDPDGRDPVLGIAYLSEAYLFTDPDYEGRVTVPCIVDTVTGRVVTNDYPQITLDLSTEWVDHHRPGADGQVPDLWPAGERDEMQPLIDEIYADVNNGVYRCGFATSQEAYDEAFDRLFARLDVLEARLADRRFLMGDEPREVDVRLFTTLVRFDAAYHGHFKCNRSKLTEMPNLWRYARELYRRPGWGETVDFDHIKRHYYATHEQINPTRIVPKGPDTSVWLAD; encoded by the coding sequence GTGACGGCTTCGACGACGACGGGTCCCGCCCGCGGCCAGTTCTCCTCCGAGACCTCCTCCTCCGGGCAGTGGGTCCGGCAGGGCAACCGCTTCACCGACCGCATCACGCGGGACAGCACGTCGGCGCCCGGCGAGGGACCGGACGAGCACGGCCGCTGGCCGGTGGAGGCCGGCCGCTACCGGCTCGTCGTGTGCCTCGCGTGCCCCTGGGCCCACCGCTCGCTCATCGTCCGGGGGCTGCTCGGCCTGCAGGACGCCATCTCCCTCGCCGTCGTCGACCCGATCCGGGACGAGCGCGGCTGGCGGTTCACCCTCGACCCGGACGGGCGCGACCCGGTCCTCGGCATCGCCTACCTGTCCGAGGCGTACCTCTTCACCGACCCGGACTACGAGGGCCGGGTGACCGTGCCGTGCATCGTCGACACCGTCACCGGGCGGGTCGTCACCAACGACTACCCCCAGATCACGCTCGACCTGTCGACGGAGTGGGTCGACCACCACCGCCCCGGCGCGGACGGGCAGGTGCCGGACCTGTGGCCGGCGGGTGAGCGTGACGAGATGCAGCCGCTCATCGACGAGATCTACGCCGACGTCAACAACGGCGTCTACCGCTGCGGGTTCGCGACCAGCCAGGAGGCGTACGACGAGGCGTTCGACCGGCTGTTCGCCCGCCTCGACGTCCTCGAGGCCCGGCTCGCGGACCGCCGGTTCCTCATGGGCGACGAGCCGCGCGAGGTCGACGTGCGGCTCTTCACCACCCTCGTCCGCTTCGACGCCGCCTACCACGGCCACTTCAAGTGCAACCGCAGCAAGCTGACGGAGATGCCGAACCTGTGGCGGTACGCGCGCGAGCTCTACCGCCGGCCGGGCTGGGGGGAGACGGTCGACTTCGACCACATCAAGCGGCACTACTACGCGACGCACGAGCAGATCAACCCCACCCGCATCGTGCCGAAGGGCCCCGACACGTCGGTGTGGCTCGCCGACTGA
- the sucD gene encoding succinate--CoA ligase subunit alpha → MAIFLTDQSKVIVQGMTGSEGRKHTQRMLTSGTAVVGGVTPGKGGQSVSFTGADGSPVDVPVFDSVGEAMAATGADTTVIFVPAKFTKGAALEAIEAGIPLAVVITEGVPVKDTAEFFTRAQQSGTTRIVGPNCPGLISPAQSNAGIIPADITTAGPIGLVSKSGTLTYQMMYELRDLGFTSCVGIGGDPVIGTTHIDCLEAFENDPDTKAIVMIGEIGGDAEERAAAYIKDHVTKPVVGYVAGFTAPEGKTMGHAGAIVSGSAGTAAAKAEALEAVGVKVGRTPSETARLMREIVTSL, encoded by the coding sequence ATGGCGATCTTCCTGACCGACCAGAGCAAGGTCATCGTCCAGGGCATGACCGGGAGCGAGGGGCGCAAGCACACCCAGCGCATGCTCACCTCCGGCACCGCCGTCGTCGGCGGCGTGACCCCCGGCAAGGGCGGGCAGTCCGTGTCGTTCACCGGCGCCGACGGCAGTCCCGTCGACGTGCCCGTCTTCGACTCCGTCGGCGAGGCGATGGCCGCGACCGGCGCCGACACGACGGTCATCTTCGTGCCCGCGAAGTTCACGAAGGGCGCCGCCCTCGAGGCCATCGAGGCCGGCATCCCCCTCGCCGTCGTCATCACCGAGGGCGTGCCCGTCAAGGACACCGCGGAGTTCTTCACGCGCGCCCAGCAGTCGGGCACGACGCGCATCGTCGGCCCCAACTGTCCCGGCCTCATCAGCCCCGCGCAGTCCAACGCCGGCATCATCCCCGCCGACATCACGACGGCCGGCCCCATCGGCCTCGTGTCGAAGTCCGGCACGCTGACGTACCAGATGATGTACGAGCTGCGGGACCTCGGCTTCACCTCGTGCGTCGGCATCGGCGGCGACCCCGTCATCGGGACCACGCACATCGACTGCCTCGAGGCGTTCGAGAACGACCCCGACACCAAGGCGATCGTCATGATCGGCGAGATCGGCGGCGACGCCGAGGAGCGCGCCGCCGCCTACATCAAGGACCACGTGACGAAGCCCGTCGTCGGCTACGTCGCGGGGTTCACCGCCCCCGAGGGCAAGACCATGGGCCACGCCGGCGCCATCGTGTCCGGCTCGGCCGGCACGGCCGCGGCGAAGGCGGAGGCCCTCGAGGCGGTCGGCGTCAAGGTCGGCCGCACGCCCAGCGAGACCGCGCGCCTCATGCGGGAGATCGTCACCTCGCTGTGA
- a CDS encoding cobalamin B12-binding domain-containing protein, with protein sequence MDDVATEARDDEVDTRTGPPRVVIAKPGLDGHDRGAKVVARALRDAGVEVVYTGLHQTPEQVVAAVVQEDADAVGLSILSGAHMTLFPRVVELLREQGADDVVVFGGGIIPEEDIPLLQEQGVAMVFTPGTPMSTIVEWVRENV encoded by the coding sequence GTGGACGACGTGGCGACGGAGGCACGCGACGACGAGGTGGACACCCGCACGGGCCCGCCGCGGGTCGTCATCGCGAAGCCGGGGCTGGACGGGCACGACCGCGGGGCGAAGGTCGTGGCGCGCGCGCTGCGCGACGCCGGCGTCGAGGTCGTGTACACGGGTCTGCACCAGACGCCCGAGCAGGTCGTCGCCGCCGTCGTCCAGGAGGACGCCGACGCCGTCGGGCTGTCGATCCTCTCCGGGGCGCACATGACGCTGTTCCCCCGGGTCGTCGAGCTGCTGCGCGAGCAGGGCGCCGACGACGTCGTCGTCTTCGGCGGCGGGATCATCCCCGAGGAGGACATCCCCCTCCTGCAGGAACAGGGCGTCGCCATGGTGTTCACGCCCGGCACGCCGATGTCGACGATCGTGGAGTGGGTGAGGGAGAACGTCTGA
- a CDS encoding NUDIX hydrolase — MTGQVTRHALRPVQRLASYAVLHPDGDAERVLLVEASRHSDLAGRWFLPGGGVDHGEDPAAAVVREVEEETGLRVRPTGVRDVLDDVLDLPHRGLQVHTVRVVHDVDVLGGTLRPEPEERDGATGGRLAVVTREEARRLPLTPYVARVLGLPAVPWGGLSPDVALLRPLSGAPAAVAPPAGTTGPVPRLRVGVYGVATRGSGTDEEVLLTLIADHAAGAGSWTLPGGGIDHGEDVTAALLREVHEETGLPVRHHRLLGVGSVHFTGRAPHGPLEDFHGVRVVHHVEVPTDVEPRVVEVDGSTAAVRWVPVRDLAALPATRLVRHALDLLGHPAARTLGG; from the coding sequence GTGACGGGGCAGGTGACGCGGCACGCCCTGCGTCCCGTCCAGCGGCTCGCCTCGTACGCCGTGCTGCACCCGGACGGCGACGCCGAGCGCGTCCTGCTCGTCGAGGCGTCACGGCACTCCGACCTCGCCGGACGATGGTTCCTGCCCGGCGGTGGCGTCGACCACGGGGAGGACCCCGCGGCCGCTGTCGTCCGCGAGGTCGAGGAGGAGACCGGGCTCCGAGTGAGGCCCACCGGGGTGAGGGACGTCCTCGACGACGTCCTCGACCTCCCGCACCGCGGGCTGCAGGTCCACACCGTCCGGGTCGTCCACGACGTCGACGTCCTCGGGGGCACCCTCCGCCCCGAGCCGGAGGAACGCGACGGCGCCACCGGCGGCCGGCTCGCCGTCGTCACGCGCGAGGAGGCGCGACGGCTGCCGCTCACGCCGTACGTCGCGCGGGTGCTCGGGCTCCCGGCCGTGCCGTGGGGCGGACTCTCCCCGGACGTCGCCCTGCTGCGGCCGCTGTCCGGGGCGCCGGCCGCGGTGGCGCCGCCCGCCGGGACCACCGGGCCCGTGCCCCGGCTGCGTGTGGGCGTGTACGGCGTCGCGACGCGGGGGAGCGGTACCGACGAGGAGGTCCTCCTCACCCTCATCGCCGACCACGCGGCCGGGGCCGGGTCGTGGACCCTGCCGGGCGGGGGGATCGACCACGGGGAGGACGTCACCGCCGCGCTGCTGCGCGAGGTGCACGAGGAGACCGGCCTGCCCGTGCGGCACCACCGTCTCCTGGGGGTCGGCAGCGTCCACTTCACCGGCCGCGCGCCGCACGGGCCCCTGGAGGACTTCCACGGCGTGCGGGTCGTCCACCACGTCGAGGTCCCCACGGACGTCGAGCCCCGGGTCGTCGAGGTCGACGGCTCGACCGCCGCGGTGCGCTGGGTGCCCGTCCGCGACCTCGCGGCGCTGCCCGCGACGCGACTCGTCCGGCACGCCCTCGACCTGCTCGGGCACCCGGCCGCTCGTACGCTCGGAGGGTGA
- a CDS encoding PIG-L deacetylase family protein, producing the protein MPKPDNDIERALVVGAHPDDIDFGCAGTVATWVDAGVEVTYLLVTRGDQGGFDDTPREEVGPIREQEQRAAAAAVGVHDVRFLDGYRDGWVEPTRELERDISRVIRQVRPQRMLIQSPERNYERLPASHSDHLATGEAAIRAIYPSARNPFAWPELLKDEGLEPWVVNEVFIVAHPHADHPVDVTDTFERKIAALREHKSQTAHMGDELETMVRDWLTRNAALGGLPDGRLAEIFTVTELA; encoded by the coding sequence GTGCCGAAGCCGGACAACGATATCGAGCGCGCGCTCGTCGTGGGCGCGCACCCCGACGACATCGACTTCGGGTGTGCGGGGACGGTCGCGACGTGGGTCGACGCCGGGGTCGAGGTGACGTACCTCCTCGTCACCCGCGGCGACCAGGGCGGCTTCGACGACACGCCCCGCGAGGAGGTCGGACCGATCCGCGAGCAGGAGCAGCGCGCGGCGGCCGCCGCGGTCGGCGTGCACGACGTGCGCTTCCTCGACGGCTACCGCGACGGGTGGGTCGAGCCGACCCGCGAGCTCGAGCGCGACATCTCGCGGGTGATCCGGCAGGTGCGCCCGCAGCGGATGCTCATCCAGTCCCCCGAGCGCAACTACGAGCGCCTGCCCGCCTCGCACTCCGACCACCTCGCGACCGGCGAGGCCGCGATCCGCGCGATCTACCCCTCGGCGCGCAACCCGTTCGCCTGGCCGGAGCTGCTGAAGGACGAGGGCCTCGAGCCGTGGGTGGTGAACGAGGTGTTCATCGTCGCCCACCCCCACGCCGACCACCCCGTCGACGTCACCGACACCTTCGAGCGCAAGATCGCGGCGCTCCGGGAGCACAAGAGCCAGACCGCCCACATGGGAGACGAGCTCGAGACGATGGTCCGCGACTGGCTCACCCGCAACGCCGCGCTCGGCGGTCTGCCCGACGGCCGGCTGGCGGAGATCTTCACGGTGACCGAGCTCGCCTGA
- the pcrA gene encoding DNA helicase PcrA: MSTLFDPLHDLPPGMADVPVLGTVRPRHPSATARPDVESLLADLNPAQREAVTHAGSPLLVVAGAGSGKTRVLTYRIAHLLAARGVRPGEVLAITFTNKAAAEMRERVEALVGPRAERMWVSTFHSAAVRILRFEAKRLDLRSSFSIYDAADTQRLVGLTVRDLDLDPKRYPARALASRISSLKNELVDPDAYATKVADGTADELVLLDVYRGYTRRLQQAHALDFDDLIMRTVELFQRFPEVAEHYRRRFRHVLVDEYQDTNHAQYTLVRELVGGYDKELPGTDREAEHHPTAPTGSAPPVGPSELTVVGDADQSIYAFRGATIRNIEEFEADYPDAHVVLLEQNYRSTQTVLDAANAVIARNPNRKDKRLWTDAGAGERIVGYVADSEHDEAAFVVEEIDRLRDDHGLSYGDVAVFYRTNNQSRAVEEVLVRTGVPYVVVGGTRFYERREVKDALAYLRALSNPDDSVNLRRVLNVPKRGIGDRAEALVAGYAESQGLSFGAALERLDDVPALAARSYNAVAAFVQLMAGLRELVAAGAAVATVLQEVLDRSGYLAELRASRDPQDEGRLDNLSELLGVAQEYDAGNPDGTLSDFLERTSLVADTDDIPDAPDALDESDRGRVTLMTLHTAKGLEFPVVFLTGMEDGTFPHIRSLDDPLGIAEERRLAYVGITRARQRLYLSRAGVRSAWGQPQYLPASRFLDEVPKELVEWRRTQSAVDTAGTGWRSGSGGSDGFGTGRAMTPAMARVAMRPGVRTAGMREVVHLEPGDRVSHDSFGLGSVVRVDGSGDRAVAVIDFRELGEKKLLLRYAPVEKL; this comes from the coding sequence ATGAGCACCCTCTTCGACCCCCTCCACGACCTGCCGCCGGGCATGGCGGACGTGCCGGTGCTCGGCACGGTCCGCCCCCGCCACCCGAGCGCGACGGCCCGGCCGGACGTCGAGTCGCTGCTCGCCGACCTCAACCCCGCGCAGCGGGAGGCGGTGACGCACGCGGGCTCCCCGCTCCTCGTCGTCGCGGGCGCCGGCTCGGGCAAGACGCGGGTGCTGACGTACCGGATCGCGCACCTGCTCGCGGCCCGCGGCGTGCGTCCCGGCGAGGTCCTCGCCATCACGTTCACCAACAAGGCGGCGGCCGAGATGCGCGAGCGCGTCGAGGCGCTCGTCGGGCCTCGCGCGGAGCGCATGTGGGTGTCGACGTTCCACTCCGCGGCCGTGCGCATCCTGCGCTTCGAGGCCAAGCGGCTCGACCTGCGCTCGAGCTTCTCCATCTACGACGCCGCCGACACCCAGCGCCTCGTCGGGCTCACGGTCCGCGACCTCGACCTCGACCCGAAGCGCTACCCGGCCCGGGCGCTCGCCTCCCGCATCAGCAGCCTGAAGAACGAGCTCGTCGACCCGGACGCCTACGCGACGAAGGTCGCGGACGGCACCGCCGACGAGCTCGTCCTCCTCGACGTCTACCGCGGGTACACGCGCCGGCTGCAGCAGGCCCACGCGCTCGACTTCGACGACCTCATCATGCGGACCGTCGAGCTGTTCCAGCGCTTCCCCGAGGTGGCCGAGCACTACCGACGCCGGTTCCGCCACGTGCTCGTCGACGAGTACCAGGACACGAACCACGCCCAGTACACGCTGGTCCGCGAGCTCGTCGGCGGCTACGACAAGGAGCTCCCCGGCACCGACCGCGAGGCCGAGCACCACCCGACCGCGCCGACCGGGTCGGCGCCGCCCGTGGGGCCGAGCGAGCTGACGGTCGTCGGCGACGCCGACCAGTCGATCTACGCCTTCCGCGGCGCGACGATCCGCAACATCGAGGAGTTCGAGGCCGACTACCCGGACGCCCACGTCGTCCTCCTCGAGCAGAACTACCGCTCGACGCAGACGGTCCTCGACGCCGCCAACGCCGTCATCGCGCGCAACCCCAACCGCAAGGACAAGCGGTTGTGGACCGACGCGGGGGCGGGGGAGAGGATCGTCGGCTACGTCGCCGACTCCGAGCACGACGAGGCCGCGTTCGTCGTCGAGGAGATCGACCGGCTGCGCGACGACCACGGGCTGTCGTACGGCGACGTCGCCGTCTTCTACCGGACGAACAACCAGTCCCGTGCCGTGGAGGAGGTGCTCGTCCGGACCGGCGTGCCGTACGTCGTCGTCGGCGGCACCCGCTTCTACGAGCGCCGCGAGGTGAAGGACGCCCTCGCCTACCTGCGGGCGCTGTCCAACCCCGACGACTCCGTCAACCTCCGACGCGTGCTCAACGTGCCGAAGCGGGGCATCGGGGACCGCGCCGAGGCCCTCGTCGCCGGCTACGCCGAGAGCCAGGGCCTGTCGTTCGGGGCCGCGCTCGAGCGCCTCGACGACGTCCCGGCGCTCGCCGCCCGCTCGTACAACGCGGTCGCTGCCTTCGTGCAGCTGATGGCGGGGCTGCGGGAGCTCGTCGCCGCGGGCGCGGCCGTCGCGACCGTCCTGCAGGAGGTGCTCGACCGCAGCGGCTACCTCGCCGAGCTCCGGGCCAGCCGCGACCCGCAGGACGAGGGCCGCCTCGACAACCTGTCGGAGCTGCTCGGCGTCGCGCAGGAGTACGACGCCGGCAACCCCGACGGCACGCTCTCGGACTTCCTCGAGCGGACCTCGCTCGTCGCCGACACCGACGACATCCCCGACGCGCCGGACGCCCTCGACGAGAGCGACCGCGGCCGCGTCACGCTCATGACCCTCCACACGGCGAAGGGCCTGGAGTTCCCCGTCGTCTTCCTCACCGGCATGGAGGACGGCACCTTCCCGCACATCCGCAGCCTCGACGACCCGCTCGGCATCGCGGAGGAGCGGCGCCTCGCCTACGTCGGGATCACGCGGGCCCGGCAGCGGCTCTACCTGTCGAGGGCCGGGGTCCGCAGCGCGTGGGGGCAGCCGCAGTACCTGCCGGCGAGCCGGTTCCTCGACGAGGTCCCGAAGGAGCTCGTTGAGTGGCGCCGCACGCAGTCCGCGGTCGACACCGCCGGCACGGGGTGGCGCAGCGGGTCGGGCGGCTCCGACGGGTTCGGCACCGGCCGGGCGATGACGCCGGCCATGGCCCGCGTCGCCATGCGGCCGGGCGTGCGGACCGCCGGCATGCGCGAGGTGGTCCACCTCGAACCGGGGGACCGGGTGAGCCACGACTCCTTCGGCCTCGGGTCGGTCGTGCGCGTCGACGGCAGCGGGGACCGGGCCGTCGCCGTCATCGACTTCCGGGAGCTCGGTGAGAAGAAGCTCCTCCTGCGCTACGCCCCGGTCGAGAAGCTCTAG
- a CDS encoding MFS transporter, with the protein MTGTVARETRPRGRLAVALLAVALLSVEFLAGMQRYLSQTVLPLVAEELDGRDLYGPLDAAAQAPLFLMMPIGVWLLARFRIGTLMLVFTAVTALGSLLCAAAPTMGVFIAGTAVRAFAAGALATIGLGAISRGLPPRYRQLVLAGMSGVWVVSSVLGPVYAVAVSSLLGWRWAMLMYLPLLLLARMLIARYVPERSDPSVAAEPAPWGWAVVLATGSAVLSLPVGVWSLAVAAVGAVLVVVATRALLPEGTLSATHGRRAGLSALLTVAATYFGATSVLTVVAVDAFGLTPGQFGVVIATSGFTWAALGLWTGTHPALADAPFRRRATAGAVGLGAGVTALAGTTFLATPTAAFVGLVVGAALLGAGMGTVYPDLLGRCFTPPDHDDGIDEDRMAGAVALAETVGLALATTLAFAWLGTGFGLVDDPVTRAQVLYVALLPVAAGAARRLVAASRG; encoded by the coding sequence GTGACGGGCACCGTCGCACGGGAGACGAGGCCGCGCGGCCGGCTGGCCGTCGCGCTGCTCGCGGTCGCGCTGCTGTCGGTGGAGTTCCTCGCCGGCATGCAGCGGTACCTGTCACAGACCGTCCTGCCGCTGGTCGCGGAGGAGCTCGACGGCCGCGACCTCTACGGCCCGCTCGACGCCGCGGCCCAGGCGCCCCTCTTCCTCATGATGCCGATCGGCGTCTGGCTGCTGGCCCGGTTCCGCATCGGCACCCTCATGCTCGTCTTCACCGCCGTGACGGCGCTCGGCTCCCTGCTGTGCGCGGCCGCTCCCACGATGGGCGTCTTCATCGCGGGCACCGCCGTTCGCGCGTTCGCAGCGGGTGCCCTCGCGACGATCGGTCTGGGGGCGATCAGCCGTGGCCTGCCGCCTCGGTACCGCCAGCTCGTCCTCGCCGGCATGTCGGGCGTCTGGGTCGTGTCGTCCGTCCTCGGGCCCGTCTACGCCGTCGCCGTCTCGAGCCTGCTGGGCTGGCGCTGGGCGATGCTGATGTACCTCCCGCTCCTGCTCCTCGCCCGGATGCTGATCGCCCGGTACGTGCCCGAGCGGAGCGACCCGTCGGTGGCGGCCGAGCCCGCGCCGTGGGGGTGGGCGGTGGTACTGGCGACGGGGTCGGCAGTCCTCTCGCTGCCGGTCGGGGTGTGGTCGCTCGCGGTCGCCGCCGTCGGCGCCGTGCTCGTCGTCGTCGCGACGCGGGCGCTGCTGCCCGAGGGCACGCTGAGCGCCACCCACGGCCGTCGCGCGGGCCTCTCGGCCCTCCTCACCGTCGCGGCGACGTACTTCGGCGCGACGTCGGTACTGACCGTCGTGGCCGTCGACGCTTTCGGGCTCACCCCTGGGCAGTTCGGGGTCGTCATCGCCACCTCCGGCTTCACGTGGGCGGCCCTCGGCCTGTGGACGGGCACGCACCCGGCGCTGGCGGACGCGCCGTTCCGGCGACGGGCGACCGCCGGGGCGGTCGGTCTCGGCGCCGGGGTGACCGCGCTGGCGGGGACGACGTTCCTCGCCACCCCGACGGCCGCCTTCGTCGGTCTCGTGGTCGGAGCGGCCCTGTTGGGCGCGGGGATGGGCACGGTCTACCCCGACCTGCTCGGGCGCTGCTTCACACCGCCGGACCACGACGACGGGATCGACGAGGACCGGATGGCGGGGGCGGTCGCCCTCGCGGAGACCGTGGGGCTGGCGCTCGCGACGACACTCGCCTTCGCGTGGCTGGGCACGGGGTTCGGTCTCGTGGACGACCCCGTCACGCGCGCACAGGTGCTGTACGTCGCGCTGCTGCCGGTGGCGGCGGGCGCGGCGCGACGGCTGGTCGCGGCGAGCCGCGGCTAG
- a CDS encoding alpha/beta fold hydrolase gives MLWNGAHALTWPAQVPLRLLGPHRSALTLADPVPADDHPLVVPRQGDGDSEPDRPVVLVHGIGDNPSLFPVLREELARRGHDHVVAVDYSPERDDVRAVAADLGRHVEALDGERGVDVVAHSLGGLIARYYVQRLGGHRHVRTLATAGTPHHGTHAAHLLPTRLGRQLRPGSDLVRELDEPAPGIGTRFVCLASGIDHVILPRSSALLYHPDLPAEHTVLPDIGHMSLAIHPASVGLLADAVADKA, from the coding sequence GTGCTGTGGAACGGCGCCCACGCCCTCACGTGGCCGGCGCAGGTGCCGCTGCGGCTGCTGGGCCCGCACCGCAGCGCGCTCACGCTCGCCGACCCGGTCCCGGCGGACGACCACCCGCTCGTCGTCCCGCGGCAGGGGGACGGCGACAGCGAGCCCGACCGGCCCGTCGTGCTCGTCCACGGCATCGGCGACAACCCGTCCCTGTTCCCCGTCCTGCGGGAGGAGCTCGCCCGCCGAGGTCACGACCACGTCGTCGCCGTCGACTACTCCCCCGAGCGCGACGACGTCCGCGCCGTCGCCGCCGACCTCGGCCGGCACGTGGAGGCGCTCGACGGCGAGCGTGGCGTCGACGTCGTCGCGCACTCCCTCGGCGGGCTCATCGCCCGCTACTACGTCCAGCGACTCGGCGGCCACCGCCACGTCCGCACGCTCGCGACCGCGGGCACGCCGCACCACGGGACGCACGCCGCGCACCTCCTGCCGACCCGGCTCGGACGGCAGCTGCGGCCCGGCAGCGACCTGGTGCGCGAGCTCGACGAGCCCGCCCCCGGGATCGGGACGCGCTTCGTCTGCCTCGCGTCGGGGATCGACCACGTCATCCTCCCGCGGTCCTCGGCGCTGCTTTACCACCCCGACCTGCCGGCCGAGCACACCGTGCTTCCCGACATCGGGCACATGAGCCTCGCGATCCACCCCGCGTCGGTGGGCCTGCTGGCGGACGCCGTCGCCGACAAGGCCTGA